From Micromonospora rifamycinica, a single genomic window includes:
- a CDS encoding serine protein kinase RIO, giving the protein MRDHDLPAPQRRGRGKSRFDDDETPFLTYGRQPARTAPDDEPDPADQWSSWGEAVHGPEPHPPWLVTELAARDTDLGVLKTGKEADVHLVRRAVPDTDRSCLLAAKRYRDAQHRLFHRDAGYLEGRRVRRSRENRAMAGRTAFGRQLIAGQWAAAEFAALSRLWEIGAASGRIAVPYPVQLLGTELMLEFVGDPDEGTAAPRLAQVRPDPAQLRSLWAQLVDALVVLARAGYAHGDLSPYNLLVRAGQLVVIDLPQVVDVVANPQGPEFLARDVRVVAAWFTARGLPAVDTDPAELTAMLLREAGVR; this is encoded by the coding sequence GTGCGTGACCACGACCTCCCGGCGCCGCAGCGCCGGGGCCGCGGCAAGAGCCGCTTCGACGACGACGAGACACCCTTCCTGACGTACGGCCGGCAGCCGGCCCGTACCGCCCCCGACGACGAGCCCGACCCGGCGGACCAGTGGTCCTCCTGGGGCGAGGCCGTCCACGGACCCGAACCCCACCCGCCGTGGCTGGTCACCGAGCTGGCCGCCCGGGACACCGACCTCGGGGTGCTCAAGACCGGCAAGGAGGCGGACGTCCACCTCGTCCGCCGGGCGGTGCCCGACACCGACCGGTCCTGCCTGCTGGCCGCCAAGCGGTACCGGGACGCCCAGCACCGGCTCTTCCACCGTGACGCCGGTTACCTGGAAGGCCGCCGGGTACGCCGGTCCCGGGAGAACCGGGCGATGGCCGGTCGGACGGCGTTCGGCCGGCAGCTGATCGCCGGCCAGTGGGCCGCGGCCGAGTTCGCCGCGCTGTCCCGGCTCTGGGAGATCGGTGCCGCATCCGGGCGGATCGCCGTGCCGTACCCGGTGCAACTGCTCGGCACCGAGCTGATGCTGGAGTTCGTCGGCGACCCCGACGAGGGGACCGCCGCGCCCCGGCTGGCCCAGGTACGGCCCGACCCGGCGCAGCTGCGCTCACTCTGGGCACAGCTCGTCGACGCCCTGGTGGTGCTGGCCCGCGCCGGCTACGCCCACGGCGACCTGTCGCCGTACAACCTGCTGGTGCGGGCGGGACAGCTCGTCGTGATCGACCTGCCGCAGGTGGTCGACGTGGTGGCCAACCCGCAGGGGCCGGAGTTCCTGGCCCGGGACGTCCGGGTGGTGGCCGCCTGGTTCACCGCCCGGGGGCTGCCCGCCGTCGACACCGACCCGGCCGAGCTGACCGCGATGCTGCTGCGGGAGGCGGGGGTGCGCTGA
- a CDS encoding TetR/AcrR family transcriptional regulator — protein sequence MPRVSQDQLDARRQEILGAARACFARHGYEGATVRRLEEATGLSRGAIFHHFRDKDSLFLAVAEDDAAVMVSTVARNGLVQVMRDLLARAVSPDTTGWLGSQLEVSRRLRTDPAFARRWAERSAAIAEATRDRLVRQREAGVLREDIDIDVLAQFLELAYDGLVLHLAMGRPAGDLGPVLDLVEEAVRRH from the coding sequence GTGCCCAGAGTAAGTCAGGACCAGCTCGACGCGCGCCGGCAGGAGATCCTCGGCGCGGCTCGGGCCTGTTTCGCCCGGCACGGATACGAGGGAGCCACCGTGCGCCGGCTGGAGGAGGCCACCGGGCTGTCCCGGGGTGCCATCTTCCACCACTTCCGCGACAAGGACTCGCTCTTCCTCGCCGTGGCCGAGGACGACGCCGCCGTGATGGTCTCCACGGTCGCCCGCAACGGCCTGGTGCAGGTCATGCGGGACCTGCTGGCCCGCGCGGTCTCCCCGGACACCACCGGGTGGCTGGGCAGCCAGCTGGAGGTGTCCCGCCGGCTGCGCACCGACCCGGCCTTCGCCCGGCGCTGGGCGGAACGCTCCGCCGCCATCGCCGAGGCGACCCGGGACCGGCTCGTCCGGCAGCGCGAGGCCGGGGTGCTCCGCGAGGACATCGACATCGACGTGCTGGCCCAGTTCCTGGAGCTGGCGTACGACGGGCTGGTGCTGCACCTGGCCATGGGGCGGCCCGCCGGTGACCTCGGGCCGGTGCTGGACCTGGTCGAGGAGGCCGTCCGCCGGCACTGA
- a CDS encoding GTP-binding protein — protein MDYGHSERPAGARVLPTALKVLVAGGFGAGKTTLVGAVSESRPLRTEEVLTETGIGVDDLSGVERKSTTTVAMDFGRITISDDLVLYVFGTPGQDRFWFLWDELAVGALGAVVLADTRRLADCFPSIDYFEGRGTPFVVAVNCFEGARRFGLDEVRTALDLDPEVPLLLCDARLRESGRDVLITLLEHAMKTRDSRRRPAGGH, from the coding sequence ATGGACTACGGGCACTCTGAACGTCCGGCGGGGGCGCGGGTGCTGCCCACCGCGCTCAAGGTTCTGGTGGCGGGCGGGTTCGGGGCGGGCAAGACGACACTGGTCGGTGCGGTGAGCGAGAGCCGTCCACTGCGGACCGAGGAGGTGCTGACCGAGACCGGCATCGGCGTCGACGACCTGTCCGGAGTGGAACGCAAGAGCACCACCACGGTGGCGATGGACTTCGGCCGGATCACCATCAGCGACGACCTGGTGCTCTACGTCTTCGGCACGCCGGGGCAGGACCGCTTCTGGTTCCTCTGGGACGAGCTGGCGGTGGGCGCGCTCGGCGCGGTGGTGCTCGCCGACACCCGGCGACTGGCCGACTGTTTCCCCTCGATCGACTACTTCGAGGGGCGGGGCACGCCGTTCGTGGTGGCGGTGAACTGCTTCGAGGGTGCCCGACGGTTCGGCCTGGACGAGGTGCGTACCGCGCTGGACCTGGACCCGGAGGTGCCGCTGCTGCTCTGCGACGCCCGGCTGCGGGAGTCCGGCCGGGACGTGCTGATCACCCTGTTGGAGCACGCGATGAAGACCCGGGACTCCCGACGTCGCCCGGCCGGCGGTCACTGA
- a CDS encoding DUF2630 family protein, whose protein sequence is MDMDDKTILHRISELVDEEHRLRSTAQAHESGTDDEARERLHALEESLDQCWDLLRRRRAAREAHGDPEAQGARPVSEVERYLQ, encoded by the coding sequence ATGGACATGGACGACAAGACCATCCTGCACCGGATCTCGGAACTGGTCGACGAGGAGCACCGGCTCCGGTCGACCGCCCAGGCCCACGAGTCCGGCACCGACGACGAGGCCAGGGAACGACTGCACGCGCTGGAGGAGTCCCTGGACCAGTGCTGGGACCTGCTGCGTCGCCGTCGGGCGGCCCGCGAGGCCCACGGCGACCCGGAGGCCCAGGGCGCCCGACCGGTGTCGGAGGTGGAGCGCTACCTCCAGTGA
- a CDS encoding roadblock/LC7 domain-containing protein — protein MGQTTASGADLTWLLDDLVGRVKQAEHAVALSTDGLLMAASQGMGRDDGEHLAAMAAGIQSLARGAGKRFGGGQVQQTIIEMESSFLFVTAAGPNACLAVLAGTDADVGLIAYEMAMLVVRVGKYVASPARGADQPSGGN, from the coding sequence GTGGGGCAGACGACGGCATCGGGTGCCGACCTGACGTGGTTGCTGGACGATCTGGTCGGCCGGGTGAAGCAGGCCGAGCACGCTGTCGCGCTCTCCACCGACGGCCTGCTGATGGCCGCGTCCCAGGGCATGGGTCGGGACGACGGGGAACACCTCGCCGCGATGGCCGCCGGCATCCAGAGCCTGGCCCGGGGAGCCGGCAAGCGGTTCGGTGGCGGGCAGGTCCAGCAGACCATCATCGAGATGGAGTCCTCGTTCCTCTTTGTCACCGCGGCCGGGCCGAACGCCTGCCTGGCGGTGCTGGCCGGCACGGACGCCGACGTCGGCCTGATCGCGTACGAGATGGCGATGCTGGTGGTCCGGGTGGGCAAGTACGTGGCGTCGCCGGCCCGGGGCGCCGACCAGCCCTCCGGTGGGAACTGA
- a CDS encoding HAD family hydrolase, whose amino-acid sequence MPLLLLDLDNTLLDRAGPFRAWAEGFLAEIGAPATDIDWLLSIDADGLTDRWDIADAIRDRYALRIPSIDLVEELYDGVVGYTRLDPLVACALRIADDAGWLPVVVTNGSVRLEDAKIRQTGLDRYVADWVISEEAGVSKPNPRIFALAAQRARLPLRGAWVVGDSPEADIGGAAAVGLPSVWLHRGRSWTDTRFAPTRTVDSLIAAVSVVLAGG is encoded by the coding sequence GTGCCGTTGCTCCTGCTCGACCTGGACAACACCCTGCTCGACCGGGCCGGGCCGTTCCGCGCCTGGGCCGAGGGTTTCCTGGCCGAGATCGGTGCCCCGGCGACCGACATCGACTGGCTGCTGTCCATCGACGCCGACGGCCTGACCGACCGGTGGGACATCGCCGACGCCATCCGGGACCGGTACGCGCTGCGCATCCCCTCCATCGACCTGGTCGAGGAGCTGTACGACGGGGTGGTCGGATACACCCGGCTGGACCCGCTGGTCGCCTGCGCGCTGCGGATCGCCGACGACGCCGGGTGGCTACCGGTGGTGGTCACCAACGGGTCGGTCCGGCTGGAGGACGCCAAGATCCGGCAGACCGGCCTGGACCGGTACGTCGCCGACTGGGTGATCTCCGAGGAGGCCGGGGTCAGCAAGCCCAACCCGCGGATCTTCGCGCTGGCCGCCCAGCGGGCCCGGCTGCCGCTGCGCGGCGCGTGGGTGGTGGGGGACAGCCCGGAGGCGGACATCGGTGGGGCCGCCGCGGTCGGTCTGCCCAGCGTCTGGCTGCACCGCGGGCGGAGCTGGACCGACACCCGGTTCGCCCCCACCCGTACCGTCGACTCGTTGATCGCGGCGGTCTCGGTGGTGCTGGCCGGCGGATAA
- a CDS encoding sensor histidine kinase — protein MGSGSTRLRTKIVALLTSLVALWSFAAWVTVRDGFNLLWVQTLNSRVADPGEALLTALQDERRLANAYLGERGQRQLDALTTQWQRTDQVADDFGTSVGSWQAELATGEDTRRRVDEVLTGLSGLTGVRESVRDAGVNRAEASTAYTAILAAVLRMYGSLGQLDDARIAAESETLVDLYQVRELISQQDALITGVLAAGRMTGDEYARFAQLVGAQRYQTAEAAGELSPADRVRYDQLAGSDAVARFRVLEDRVIQQSRSGTALPLTAEEWQSTVGPAMQAQVEFGVTVGDALIEQATPIAVGVIIRLVLAAGLGLIAVIASIVVSISTARNLVRQLARLRDAALRLAHERLPGVVDRLGHGEDVDVAREAPPLDFGDDEIGQLGRAFNAVQETAVRTAVEQAELRRNVRAVFLSLARRTQALVHRQLTLLDAMERREDDAEELEDLFRVDHLATRMRRNAENLIVLSGATPGRAWRRNVPMVDVVRGAVAEVEDYTRVDVLPLGPVALAGRAVGDVIHLLAELIENGLSFSPPQTTVEVRGRLVTAGFVIEIEDRGLGLTGEELVAANRRIADRSELNLADAARLGLYVVSRLTERHGVKVQLKESAYGGTTAVVLIPAELVVPADPSPSGALPVVTGRPAAPEPPAAPATAAPAPAPAAPAPTVAAPAPTAAAPAAAPPVAPVATPPTGVLSPAGLPTRSRKRPVSQDALHAPTVPTGLPVTRPRPHTPADQPTPDGPTADDGDRPPSPTVEGPVTDAGLPVRVRQANLAPELRTLPTGGEAGAGGAVRRAPEQVRQMMSAYQSGTRRGRTDAARLLEGSRTGDRSDDGDDAAT, from the coding sequence ATGGGTTCCGGCAGCACGCGTCTGCGTACCAAAATCGTCGCCCTGCTCACCTCGCTCGTCGCGCTCTGGTCCTTCGCCGCCTGGGTCACCGTCCGGGACGGCTTCAACCTGCTCTGGGTCCAGACCCTCAACAGCCGGGTGGCCGACCCGGGGGAGGCGCTGCTCACCGCCCTCCAGGACGAGCGCCGGCTCGCCAACGCCTACCTGGGCGAGCGCGGCCAGCGGCAACTCGACGCGTTGACCACCCAGTGGCAGCGTACCGACCAGGTGGCCGACGACTTCGGCACCTCGGTGGGTAGCTGGCAGGCGGAGCTGGCCACCGGGGAGGACACCCGGCGTCGGGTGGACGAGGTGCTGACCGGCCTGAGTGGCCTGACCGGGGTACGCGAGTCGGTCCGCGACGCCGGGGTGAACCGGGCCGAGGCGTCCACCGCGTACACCGCGATCCTCGCCGCGGTGCTGCGGATGTACGGATCGCTCGGTCAGCTCGACGACGCGCGGATCGCCGCGGAGAGCGAGACCCTGGTCGACCTCTACCAGGTGCGGGAGCTGATCTCCCAACAGGATGCCCTGATCACCGGCGTGCTCGCGGCGGGCCGGATGACCGGCGACGAGTACGCCCGCTTCGCCCAGCTGGTCGGCGCCCAGCGTTACCAGACCGCGGAGGCGGCCGGCGAGCTGTCGCCGGCCGACCGGGTCCGGTACGACCAGCTCGCCGGCTCGGACGCGGTGGCCCGGTTCCGGGTGCTGGAGGACCGGGTGATCCAGCAGTCCCGGTCGGGCACCGCCCTGCCGTTGACCGCCGAGGAGTGGCAGTCGACCGTCGGGCCGGCGATGCAGGCCCAGGTGGAATTCGGGGTGACCGTCGGCGACGCGCTCATCGAGCAGGCCACCCCGATCGCGGTGGGCGTCATCATCCGGCTGGTGCTCGCCGCCGGCCTCGGCCTGATCGCCGTGATCGCCTCCATCGTGGTGTCGATCAGCACCGCCCGGAACCTGGTTCGTCAGCTCGCCCGGCTGCGGGACGCCGCGCTGCGGCTGGCCCACGAACGGCTGCCCGGCGTGGTGGACCGGCTCGGCCACGGCGAGGACGTCGACGTGGCCCGGGAGGCCCCGCCGCTGGACTTCGGCGACGACGAGATCGGCCAGCTCGGCCGGGCCTTCAACGCCGTCCAGGAGACCGCGGTCCGCACCGCGGTGGAGCAGGCCGAGCTGCGCCGCAACGTCCGGGCGGTGTTCCTCAGCCTGGCCCGGCGGACCCAGGCGCTGGTGCACCGCCAGCTCACCCTGCTCGACGCGATGGAGCGACGGGAGGACGACGCGGAGGAGCTGGAGGACCTGTTCCGGGTCGACCACCTGGCCACCCGGATGCGGCGCAACGCGGAGAACCTGATCGTGCTCTCCGGGGCCACCCCGGGCCGGGCCTGGCGGCGCAACGTGCCCATGGTGGACGTGGTGCGCGGCGCGGTCGCCGAGGTCGAGGACTACACCCGGGTGGACGTGCTGCCGCTCGGGCCGGTCGCGCTCGCCGGCCGGGCGGTCGGCGACGTGATCCACCTGCTCGCCGAGCTGATCGAGAACGGACTGTCCTTCTCCCCGCCGCAGACCACCGTCGAGGTGCGGGGCCGGTTGGTGACCGCCGGGTTCGTCATCGAGATCGAGGACCGGGGCCTGGGCCTGACCGGGGAGGAGCTGGTCGCCGCCAACCGCCGTATCGCGGACCGGTCCGAGCTGAACCTGGCCGACGCCGCCCGGCTGGGGCTGTACGTGGTGAGCCGGCTGACCGAGCGGCACGGGGTGAAGGTGCAGCTCAAGGAGTCGGCCTACGGGGGGACCACCGCCGTGGTGCTGATCCCGGCGGAGCTGGTCGTGCCGGCGGACCCGAGCCCGTCCGGCGCGCTGCCGGTCGTCACCGGCCGTCCGGCCGCCCCTGAACCCCCGGCCGCCCCGGCCACCGCCGCCCCGGCCCCGGCCCCGGCAGCTCCGGCCCCGACTGTGGCCGCCCCGGCCCCGACCGCCGCCGCCCCCGCCGCCGCGCCGCCGGTGGCTCCGGTCGCGACGCCGCCGACCGGGGTGCTGAGCCCGGCGGGTCTGCCGACCCGGTCCCGCAAGCGGCCGGTCTCGCAGGACGCCCTGCACGCGCCGACCGTCCCGACCGGCCTGCCGGTGACCCGCCCCCGTCCGCACACCCCGGCCGACCAGCCGACCCCCGACGGGCCGACGGCGGACGACGGTGACCGTCCGCCGTCGCCTACTGTGGAGGGGCCGGTGACCGACGCGGGCCTGCCGGTCCGGGTACGACAGGCCAACCTGGCCCCCGAGCTGCGGACCCTGCCGACCGGCGGGGAGGCCGGGGCCGGTGGCGCGGTCCGGCGGGCACCCGAGCAGGTGCGCCAGATGATGAGCGCCTACCAGTCGGGCACCCGGCGGGGGCGGACCGACGCGGCCCGGCTGCTGGAGGGCAGCCGCACCGGCGACCGGTCGGACGACGGAGACGACGCGGCGACCTGA
- a CDS encoding DUF742 domain-containing protein, whose translation MAGEGDTEDERWVDEHAGPVVRPYAVTRGRARPVTGSFDLISLVTATRTTVVEEGGLGPEHVAIVALTQHIQSVAEVAARLDLPVGTVRVLLGDLVARDLVRVQEPREPSGVKDESIYEAVINGLRAL comes from the coding sequence ATGGCCGGTGAGGGCGACACCGAGGACGAGCGGTGGGTCGACGAGCACGCGGGTCCGGTGGTGCGCCCGTACGCGGTGACCCGGGGTCGGGCCCGCCCGGTGACCGGCTCGTTCGACCTGATCTCCCTGGTCACGGCGACCCGGACGACGGTCGTCGAGGAGGGCGGGCTGGGGCCCGAGCACGTGGCGATAGTGGCGCTGACCCAGCACATCCAGTCGGTGGCCGAGGTCGCCGCCCGGCTGGACCTGCCGGTGGGTACCGTTCGGGTGCTCCTCGGTGACCTGGTGGCGCGGGACCTGGTTCGGGTACAGGAGCCCCGGGAGCCGTCCGGTGTGAAGGACGAGAGCATCTACGAGGCGGTGATCAATGGACTACGGGCACTCTGA